AGAATACCGTTCCCCATGTGGTATCTGCATCAAAGTCTGCCCGGTGGGTGAAGATAGGAAGGTGTTTAATAGAAATGAAACATCCATGTACAACCATAAAGAGGGTTTTGAAGAGTATCATCAAGCCTGGGAGCATGTGCGCCGTTATGGTAGCAAAAAAACATCGTGATGTTATAAAAATGATCGTAATAGTAAAAGATGTTGTTCCAAATGGGCAGTTTAAATGCAAAAAAGTTTGATCAGGAAATTCCACATAAAATGATTAGTCCGGAGAAACATAAAATAAGTTAAAGTTTGATTAAATAAAATATAATTCCATTTAACAATTAATTAAGAGGATTTTTCATGAATTACCATTTTACTCGTCGTATGAATAAAATACCAAGGTCTTTTGTCCGGGAAATTTTGAAGGTTACCGATGATGATGACATGATTTCATTTGCTGGTGGACTTCCCAATCCACAGTCCTTCCCGGTGGAAGCCATTAACAATGCCACATCCAAAGTTCTAAGTGAAGACGGGGATAAAGTTCTCCAGTACAGCACCACCGAAGGTTACCGTAAGTTAAGGGAATTCATAGCCCAGCGGTACCAAAGACAGGGCATGGAAGTTGAAGTTGAGGATATTTTGATAACCAATGGATCACAGCAGTGCCTGGATCTGGTGGGGAATGTTTTCCTGGACCGGGATGATGGTGTGATCATGGAAAGACCCACCTATCTGGCGGCAATACAGGCATTTGGATTGTACGAACCAGAATTTCATTCTGTACCTCTACTGGAAGATGGAGCAGACACCACCATCCTGGAGAAGATCCTGGAAGAGGAGAATATCAAACTATTCTACACTGTGAGCAGTTTCCAGAACCCCACTGGTATAACCTATTCTGAAAGTAAAAGACAAAAAGTTGCAGAAATAATGGCAGAACATGAGACCATCCTGGTTGAAGACAACCCTTACGGTGAGATACGATTCATGGGAGATGATATACCTCCTATTAAGTCCCATTTACCTGATTCAATTCTCTTCGGAACTTTCTCCAAGATCGTCTCCCCTGGGATGAGGATGGGCTGGATTGTGGCTCCCCCTGAAGTTATGGATAAACTGATCACTGCCAAACAGGCCTCTGATCTACACTCCAACTACTTCACCCAGAGAGTGGTTTACCAGTACCTCCAGGATAACAACGTGGACAAGCATATTCAGAGTATAAAACAATTATACAAGTCCCAGAGAGACCAGATGGTCCATTCCATCAGGAAGTACTTCCCAGAAGGAGTTAAACACACTTCGCCCCAAGGTGGGATGTTCCTATGGGTCACTTTACCTGAGGGCACATCTTCAATGGAACTGTTTGAACTGGCAATGGAAGAAAATGTCGCATTTGTACCTGGAGAAACATTCTACACTGAAAATCCTGAAAAGAATACCATGAGACTGAATTTTTCCAATTCAAGTGTAGAGGAAATTGAAGAAGGGATGAAAAGGTTGGGAAATGCCATTAAGCGATTAGATAATAAGTAATGGTTATAATTT
The sequence above is a segment of the Methanobacterium formicicum DSM 3637 genome. Coding sequences within it:
- a CDS encoding PLP-dependent aminotransferase family protein; the encoded protein is MNYHFTRRMNKIPRSFVREILKVTDDDDMISFAGGLPNPQSFPVEAINNATSKVLSEDGDKVLQYSTTEGYRKLREFIAQRYQRQGMEVEVEDILITNGSQQCLDLVGNVFLDRDDGVIMERPTYLAAIQAFGLYEPEFHSVPLLEDGADTTILEKILEEENIKLFYTVSSFQNPTGITYSESKRQKVAEIMAEHETILVEDNPYGEIRFMGDDIPPIKSHLPDSILFGTFSKIVSPGMRMGWIVAPPEVMDKLITAKQASDLHSNYFTQRVVYQYLQDNNVDKHIQSIKQLYKSQRDQMVHSIRKYFPEGVKHTSPQGGMFLWVTLPEGTSSMELFELAMEENVAFVPGETFYTENPEKNTMRLNFSNSSVEEIEEGMKRLGNAIKRLDNK